The Desulfobulbaceae bacterium genome has a window encoding:
- a CDS encoding type II toxin-antitoxin system HicB family antitoxin: SAYSPDLQGCVATGKTVEETINEMRDAICFHVEGLQEQGETLPLPQPFEKHVNQIDVDSGDIFAFVGIRLESVAA, from the coding sequence AGTGCGTATAGCCCTGATTTACAGGGGTGCGTGGCTACTGGAAAAACGGTTGAAGAAACCATAAATGAAATGAGAGATGCAATATGTTTTCATGTAGAAGGATTACAAGAGCAAGGTGAGACTTTGCCGCTTCCACAGCCTTTTGAGAAACATGTCAACCAGATTGATGTAGATTCAGGAGATATATTTGCATTTGTAGGGATACGGTTGGAATCTGTTGCAGCATAA